CCCCGCCGTGCCCCCGTATTCATCTATCACCACTGCCATGTGGATGCGGTTCGTCCTCATCTCCTTCATAAGCTCATCTATCGGCTTGCTTTCAGGGACCACGTAGGCGGGTCGAGCTAATTCCCGCACCTTCTTCTGAAAGCTTGCAGGGTCCTGGCTCACGTTGAGAAGCACATCTTTTATGGCCACAAAGCCTATAATGTTGTCAATGGAATCCTCGTAAATTGGGTAACGAGCATGGCGGGAGCGCTTGAACTCCTCCAGAAAATCCGCCAGGGTAAGGTCAGCTTCTATGGCTACTATTTCTGTTCGGGGTATCATGACTTCCCTTGCGGTCCTTTCCCCGAAATCGAAAACTTTCGTTAAAAGTTCTTCCTCTGCCTCCTCCAGGATTCCTTCCCGATAGCTTCCCTTTATGAGGGCTTTGAGTTCTTCAAGGGTGTGGACGGCCCGGAGGGCAGCTCCAACCTCTATGCCTATAGGTTTAAGGATGATGGCTGCGGACCGGTCCAGGAGCCAGATAAAGGGCTTGAAGATAGCATAGAACCACTGCATGGGGATTGACGAGCTCAGAAACACCTTTTCACCCCAACGGAGGGTCAGGCTCTTGGGGACCTGTTCTCCCAGAAGCACATGGAGGTAGGTTATTGTACCGAAAGCTAAGACTGCTCCTGCTGTGTGGGACACAAGGTCCCCAGCCCAACCAAAAAGGTAGCGGGAAAATGGCTTTAAAATTTGAGCTACTGTTTCTTCTCCGACCCAACCCAAGGCAAGGCTTGCGATGGTTATGCCCACCTGAGAGGCAGCTATGAAACGGTCCGGGTTATTGTAAAAATGAAGGGCAATAATTGCAGACCGGCTTCCGCGAGCGGCTTTGGCTTCCAGAGAGGGCTTTTTGGTAGAAACCAGAGCGAATTCAGCGGCAGAAAAGAAAGCATTTAAGGCGATGATCGAAAACACAATGAAAAGCCTCAAGGCCAATAAAGAACCTTCCTCCATACACTTACCTCCTACCGTTCTCTAACGATAAGAGCTTGCGGAAGGGCGGAAATCCCTGAGATGGAGCTCTACCCCTTCCTGATTGCCCCAGCGGGTCAACTTGGGGGTATAGACGATGTCAAGAAACTCCCTTACTTCCCCAGCCCTCAAGCCCATCCTGAAACCTATGGCTGCCCAGGTCCTTGAAGCCCAGGCCAGAGTCAGACGGAGGTGCCTGGATTCTTCCCCTACCAGCCGGTACTCCTGAACTTTAACCCGACGGGTCAGGAAAAGGGGTTCGGGGTTGGCGTAGCCGAAAGGTTCAAGCATAGATATATAATGGCAGAGCTCAGGGGTTATCTGGTCGAGGGAGGTTTCAGCATCAATTTTGAGGGTCGGGACAAGCTCCATGCCCTTCAGGTTTTCCCGGGCGATTTCCTCTAACCGCACCTTGAGGGCGGGAAGGTTGCGGGTTTCCAGGGTCAACCCTGCAGCTGCTGCATGCCCTCCATACTTCTGAAGGAGATCAGCGCACTGGTCCAGAGCTGCCGTTATATCGAATTCCGGGATGCTCCTGGCTGAGCCTCGGCTTCTTTCGGGGGATAGCTCCATAACTACAGCAGGGCGGTAAAATTCCTCCACCAGCTTACTGGCCACAAGCCCCACTACTCCCGGAGCAAAACTCTCATCCCCCACTATTAGCACCAGGTCTCTCTCCAGTAACTCAAGGGCCTTAAAACGGGCTTTCTCTAAATGCTCGTTCATGAGCTTCTGGCGTTGCCGGTTCCATCGGTCTAATTCCCGGGCGAGCTCTAAAGCCTTTGCTTCGTCCTGGCTTGTTAGAAGGTCCAGGCTCAGCATAGCTGTGGTGAGACGGCCTGGGGCGTTGAGGCGTGGCCCCAGGATAAAGCTTATGGCATAAGAATCGATCTCCCCGGGTGCCACCCCTGCCACCTGCATAAGGGCCCTTAGACCTGGCCTGGCTACAGAGTTGAGGCTTTGAATCCCTCGCACAGCCAGAGTCCTGTTCTCACCGGTGAGAGGGACCACATCCGCCACTGTGCCGAGAGCTACCAGGTCGTAGAGCTCTGGTTCTTCCACTGGAAGGGGTGAGATGGGAACCTGCCGGTTGGCCAGAAAGAGGGCCTGAGATAGCTTGAAAGCTACGCCGGCCCCGGCTAGTTCTTTAAAGGGGTAAAGGCAATCGGCCCTTTTTGGGTTTATTACGGCCAAGGCTGGCGGTATCTCCGGCCCTATAGCGTGGTGATCGGTTATGATAAGGTCGAGGCCTATCTGGCGGGCATAGCGGGCTTCCTCTATTGACCGGATCCCGCAATCGGCGGTTATGACCAGTCTTATCCCCTTACGCGCAAGGGACCTGAGGGCAGGTTTGTTGAGGCCATAGCCTTCGTATAACCTGTCGGGAATATATGGAATGACGTTTCCCCCCAGAGCTCTGATAGTTTCCAGGAGGATGGCGGTGGCTGCTAATCCGTCCACATCAAAATCGCCGTAAATAGCAATGGGTTCCCGTCCCTTTATTGCCCTGCGGATGCGGGTTACAGCTTTATCCATATCCTTCATCTTGAAAGGATTGAAAGGCTCTTCTCCGCCTCTGAGGAAAGCCTCAATTTGGGATGGGGTCCTGGCCCCCCGGTTGTATAGAATTTTCACCACCAGGGGCGGGATACTGGGAAAGGAGTTCAGAAGGGAAAGCGGAGGAGAAGGAGCTATAACCCATTTGGTGAAGCCCATAGTTTTTCCCGATTATTTCAGCGTTTCTACTATCTTGGCGAACTCTTTGAAGGGTATAGCCGTAAGGGTTTGAGTTGAAGTTGCTCCAAAGTAATTCAATATAATAGCCGCCTTTGCTGCCGAGAGGGCATCCGGGGCTTCAATAATGTGGAGAAAATCATAAGCTCCCAGGAGGGCGTAACTGGCGATGCGTTTTACCTCAGGGCAAACCTTTTTAAGCTCCTTCTCAAACTCCTCTTCCATTTTCCCCAGGTCTTTAATCCTCTTTATCCCTTCCTCTGACACCTTAGACAGGATTACGAACGTCGCCATGGTTTTCTCCCCTCAGAACCTTATGGCAACGTCGGCAGCGGGGCTCATACATCTCCTGAGCGCCCACTAGGATGACCGGATCATCGTAAGAAGCGGGGCGTCCGTTTATAAGGCGCTGCGTTCTGGTAGCAGGAGCTCCGCATACGACACAAATAGCTGAAAGTTTATCCACCTGCTCGGCCTGAGCCATAAGAAGAGGGACGGGGCCGAAAGGTTCGCCCCTGAAGTCCATATCAAGCCCCGCTACTATAACCCTTATGCCTCTATCGGCCAACTCGTTGCAAACTTCGGCAATTTCCCAATCAAAGAACTGGGCCTCATCAATAGCCACCACTTCCACTTCGGGCTCCAGAAGTTCCAGAATCTGGCGCGCTTCGGAAACAGGTATTGCTTCCAGATCAGCTCCACTGTGGGATATAACCTTTTCCGGATGATAGCGCTTATCTATACCATGTTTGAAGACCTGAACCTTTTGCCGGGCAATGCGGGCCCTTTTAACCCGCCGGATTAGCTCCTCAGTTTTTCCAGAGAACATGGGCCCGCAGATCACCTCAATCCACCCTGAAGGGTAATAGGGATGCATTTTTATCCTTCCTCTTTTTTACGGCTCAGCTCTTCGGTCTTCTGGGCTCTCCTCTTGAAGCGTTCAACCTGGCCTCCAGTATCCACTATACGCTGCTCCCCCGTGAAGAAGGGGTGACAGGCGGAGCAAACGTCAGTGCGGATTACCTTTTTGGTGGCGCCGGTTATAAAAGTATTGCCACAGGCACATATCACCTGGGCGTCGGTATAAAATTCCGGATGTATTCCTTTTTTCATCTTCTCTTTTTACCTCCTCCTTAAGCTGTAAGCGGCAATACGCTTACCCAGGTCCTGCCACCCTTCTTTTCAAATTTTACGATACCATCCACCAGAGCATATAAGGTGTAATCCCTCCCTACCCCAACATTGCTTCCAGGCTTAACTTTTGTTCCTCTCTGGCGGACTAAAATAGTTCCAGCCCTTACCAGCTGGCCTCCGTAGCGCTTTACACCGAGGCGCTTGGAGTTGCTATCGCGACCGTTCCGGCTGGAGCCTCCTCCTTTTTTGTGAGCCATTTCTCCTTCACCTCCTTTCTCAAGCTATTATCTCTTTAATGAGAAGGCGTGTGTAAATTTGGCGGTGGCCTTTCTTTCGGCGGTAACGCTTTTTAGGCCTGTATTTGAAAACAATGATTTTAGGGCCTTTGAAATGCTCCTGAACTACGGCCTTAACCCGGGCCCCCTCTACAAAAGGCCTCCCAATCTGCACCTTTTCCCCGTCCACCACCATAAGGACCTTATCAATTTCAACTTCTCTTCCTGGCTCCACCGGCAACTTCTCTACCTCAATAACACTGCCGGCAGAAACCTGGTACTGTTTGCCCCCACTTTCAATAACAGCGTACATCGTCTGCTCCCCCCTTTCAGCATTAACGTGTCCTTAAATCATTCAAATTATACTCGCTAAGGCTCTATTGTCAAACCAATGCGCCTGGTCGGCTACCTTCAGTCATCACAATCTAAACACCCGGTTCTTCCACCGGAAGCGGAATTGGGAACCCTCTCCCACCAGCGCATCCGTTATCCACGGCTTTCCTGTCCTCAGACTTAGCCCCATCACCTGCCCGGGAAGCGCCTCTTATGCCTTTTCGTCCACCAGCTCAGGAGGTCGGTCCCCCAGTGAGGACCCCCCTTCGGTCTTCCGGCCATTTCTTTTTAAGAAGACGACTTTCATAATATAGAGGCGGGACCTTTTTCCCTCGGGGTTGTTCCAGTCTGGAACAACCAGGGCCTCAGCCGCTGTGAGGAATGGATAGGCCTGCTCTGACGGCCTCGCCTTGCACACGGCAGATTAAACCTAAGTTCGGAGAGTTACCGGGTCCGGCGAGGGAAAATTGGCGGAAAGGATATTGCCTTATGAAAAGCCACGGACTATGGATAATGTTGGTAGGCATTTTGCTCCTTGGAAGTTGTGGGAGAACTTTGTACCCCCCCCATCGCCCCTCACCACACCCACGGTTAACCTATGCCCCTACTTCCCCCATCTCCGGAAAAAAATAACAACCTCACCCCTGACTTACCCCGGAATCCTGCACCCACCTCTGGGCTATCGGTGGGTTGAAAGAAAAGTTGAGAGGGTTTCCCTAGTTGAGGATAGGCTGGTTTGGCTTAAGGAGGGGGTTCTGGAATGCATCCACTTCTCCGATCGTCAGGTGCTCTGGCGATACAATCCGCCCGTAAGCTTGCGGATCGCTGATATAGCAGTTGTAAAGGACAGGGTTTTCTTCTTGGCATATCAGCAATTAGGTCCATCCGCCCGACGCATTAGGGTTATAGCCCTGAGGCTTAATAGCGGTAGTCAGCTCTGGGAGCGCTCTTTATACGGTCCATTACTCCCTCTATGCTGCTGAGCATACGGTATATGTTTATGATGGGGTAATTTCCACGCTTACGGCTCTGGATTCCCACACTGGTGAAATCCATTGGCAGTACACTGGCCAGTGTTCCGGCCCGGCACTAGCAGTGGAAGGGAGATTATGGGTGCAATGCGAGAAAAACTTAATTGAACCGGATGAATGGACAGGAGAAATTAAGGCGCAACTGACTAATCTGGCAGCCGAACAGATTGCATATAAGGACGGCTTTTTGATAACCATCCAATCCGCCTGGCCCGAGAATATTACCCACCAAAGTCAACTTCCAGATACGTCTATAATCGTGTGGAAAAGACAACATGAACACCCGCTCTGGAGCGTTATTAACCCTGGTCCCCCTTCCGGTTTGTGGGTGAGTGAGAGGACATTAATTTACAGGGCAGGGAAGACTGTGCGGCACGTTAATCTCCAGAATGGTGCGATCGTGTGGGAAACCAGACTTTCCGACGAAAGGGGCACAAACTTGCTTGGGGCTGGGAAAGTGCTTCTGGTGGGAAGCCATGCTGGCTATCTCCATGCGCTTGATAGGGAAAGTGGTCATCGGTTATGGAGTCGGGATCTCTGGACAAGCCTGAAGCCAGGCTCGTTCCATGTCACCGTATTGGGCGTCTATAAAGAGGCCGTTCTTCTGAAAATAGGTAAGTACGTGGCAATGCTGATTCCAAACGGGCAGACATCCTGGCCTATTCCACCGCCCACTCCTGCGCATGTGCCAGAACCGGAAGCATTTGAGTGAAAAGCTCCCAAAATATCCAGACCGCCTGAGGACTGGTCTCCCCCTTCCCCTGCGGAAATTACCAGACTCTCACCCAAGTAAATGGCCGAAGCCCATCTTCAGATATTAACCAATTTCAAAGGAGCAAGAAGATACGCTGCCTGGGGGTTGTCTGGCCTCTGATTATTGGTCACAGATATATTTTTTCCCTGCCGATAGAGGTGGAGGAACGTAATTAATTCCGGTTCAGACCTGAATTTGAGATATCTGGCTTCGCTAACTCTATCATTCGGCCTGACATACTCCCATTAGCCCTTGTGCCAGGTCGTTATCGATGCTCAACCTGCGGAGTCGCTTGGGATAAGAGCTCCCCACGTCCAGCACCCTTTCGTCAGGCTGTACTGAGGGGCTTGAAGGCCATTTCCACCGTTTGGAAAATCCTGATGGGCTCCAAAATTACTACTGGGGGCTCTGGGCAACTTTTCTGCCGGAGTGCTGGTGCAGCAAAATATCCTGATACTCATCCGAACCTCAGCTTAAGTTTTTTGACATTGATGCCCATGTATGGTATTTTATCAGTGTTAAATTGAGAATCGGAGGTGGATATGAGCTCCCCCTTCTTCCCAGAAATGCACGACCTGGTCAAACTTGTTAACCCTAAGGGCTCATTCCCCACCAGGGATGGGAAACCTTTAACCCTTGCCGACAGCAGTGGTAAGGTCTTTGCCAATCTGGACCTTTCAAAGCTTGGTTTAGAAGACAAGAAATTCTTGCCCACCCTTCAGGCTATTTTTTACGCCGGCCATTTTCCTGAAGAGGAGTTGATCGATGCTCAGCTCAGAAAGAAGTTATTCTTGCTCGAATTAGCTCATAAGTTGGCCTCTGCCTTCCCGGAAAACGTTGTTCCCGCCTCAGGGGAGCCCACCTTTTCCTTTTATAAACTCTGGCAGCCTCAGCATGCTTCTTTAACTCAATTTACCCCTCCTATAAGCAACAGTCAGGCCTTAAAGGAAGCCCTGGAAATGGCCACCTCCTGGGAAAAGGGCCAGAGCTTTTGGGAGAAGTTTTCCTCGCATTTAAAGGTTCGGAGCTACTACGATTACAAGCCCTTTAACATAGCATCCCTTTTCGCTCATTCCTACCTCACTTCCCAATTTTACAAGGCCCTGGAAGAAAAAGTGGTAGAAATGGAATCTCCATGGAGACTTGCCCTTGAAGGGGAAGAAGCTTTTACACCTGAAGAAGCTGAGCAGAAGTGGTTTGGCCGTGTTGTATGGGGCCAGGTAAATTTCTACCAGAAGCCCCAGGTCCTTGATGACCTCAAAGTTTTCCGCAAGCTTCAAGAAATTATAGCTGATTTAGAAGAGGCTTTCAATTCCAACGTAATCGCCACTTTTTACAATCACTTCTGGCTTTTTATCCCGGGCAGAGACAAACAAAGCTTGGAAAAAATCGCCGATTTCTTTACAGAGAAAGGCTTTCCGGTGACCCTTCGCTACCAGGAAGCTCCTCTGGCTACGTTAGGAGAATCCAGGGCTATAGAGTTCAGGATAATCCTCCTGGAAGCCATGGCTTCAGAACTGACACGCCTTAAAGGCGAAGAGGAAAGCCGGAAGGTGCAGCTGGAAGAAGACCTCAAAGTTCAAGAAAGACTTGCAGCCGAGTTGGAGAGAGAGATAGCGAAGCTTGAAGAGGAGCTCAAACGCCTTACCTCTCCCAAAACCCGTCATGCTACCCGTAAATTGAAGAAAGAAAGGGAGAAAACCTACGGGAACGTAACTTCTCGCCTTCAAACTCTGCGGCAAGAAATCAGCAATATTGAGGGGAAGCTGAAGAAGATAAATGAAGAAATAGCCTGGCTGGAAGAGCAATTAGTTAGGGAAAGAGCCGAGAAAAGCAAAGGCCCTACATGGTACCAGGAAGAAAAACATCCCCCTGAGATACGAAAAAGACAAAAGGGGATAGAATTATGCCAGGTCTGCGAGGCAAGGGAGCCTGCTAAAGGCAGCGAACTTTGCTCCATATGTCAGGAGATCAGGACATCGGAAGGGGATTTTTCCAGCCAGATTTCCTGGCTTTCAGGAGGTTATCTCCTCTGGCTCTACTGTTTCTTTGAACCAAGGTTCTGGCAACACGCCATACTCACCCTCTTCAGCAATTACCTGGACAAAGTAAACCCTGGCCTCTGGGGGGCCAGCCAGCGTTTTCATCTGAAGACTTCTTTGCGGTGGCCTGTAATAATTAGAGACTTTATAGATGACCTTCAAAGCTTTCTCAAAGAGCTGGAGCTGGAAATATGCCGGCTCGTGGGAGCCAGAAATCGCATCCGCTTGGCTGATAACCTCTGGATTATGCCTATATCTCGGGGAACAAAAGTGGTAATCCTTCTCAGAAGTTACATAGCTCTCCTGGAGAAGTTTTTCCCTTCCCTTATCCCCTTAGCTGATATGCCCATATACCTGGGGATAAGCATAGCTCCAGCGTCAGAACCATTCTTCAGTCAGTGGCACTATTTGAGGCGCCCCCCTCAGCCGATAAGCCTTAAGCTTCCAGATCAGGAACGCCTGGAAGTGAGCATCAATATCATGAAGGAACTCATCCGCTACGGCGAAGTCATGATAAGTTACCGCCAGAGGCGACGCCCATCTCTGGAGCAGGTCAGGATTGAGGAGCTTATTGCCAGGAATATAATCAAGCGCCAGGATGTGAAGACCTTCCAGCAGCTCATTGGCTGGGAAGCCCCCTCTTAACAAAAAAGCCTGGAAGGAGTCACTAGGTCTCGGAGAGCTATCCAGAAACAATGGCCAGAGAGCTGGAAAAGGGAATACTTTGTTTCCTCGGAGGGGAAAAGTGAAAGTCCTGCTTTTAGCGAACGTGAAAGGATTAGGTAAAGCTGGAGATATCAAGGATGTGGCCGACGGCTATGCTCGTAATTATCTTATCCCCAAGGGCTTAGCTGTGCCTGCTACACCTGAGAATTTGAGCAGGGCGGAATTCAAAAAGCGTGTCCAGGAAGAGAAAATGAAACGCCTGGCCGAAGATATGCACGCCTTAGCTGAGTTTCTCTCTGGCATGACCCTTACATTTAAAGTTAAGGCTGGGGAAAAAGACAAGTTATTTGGTGCTGTAACGACTGCTGATATAGCCTTAGCCCTGGAAAAGGAACTGGGCCGCCCCTTTGATAAACATAAAATAGAGCTTGAAGAGCCTATAAAACAGCTGGGGATCTACAATGTCCCCATAAGGCTGATGCCTGGCCTTGTAGCTCAGGTCAGGGTAGTGGTAGAAAAAGAATCTTAGAAGGACTCCACATGAATCAGGACCCGGCGGCTGCGGGGGCCATCGAATTCCGCCAGGTAAATGCCCTGCCAGGTCCCCAAAGTGAGCTTTCCGTCGGACACAAAAACGAAAGCGCTGTTTCCCACCACTGATGTTTTAACGTGGGCGTCAGCATTTCCTTCGGTATGATGATAGTGAGCTCCGGGAGGAGCCACCTTCCGTAAAACTTCCACTATGTCTTTCCTTACAGAAGGGTCCCATGTTTCGTTAACGGTTATTCCAGCGGTTGTATGGGGCACAAAAAGGTAGCAGATTCCTTCTTTAACCCCGCTCCCAGCCACAACTTTCTGCACTTCCCCTGTTATATCCACCAGTTCTTCTTTGGAACGGGTTTGCACTTCAATAACTTTCATCTTTCCTCACCTCCAAATTTCTAAAAGTTGCCAGAATCCGATGAGAATAAATAACGAACCAGCAAGATAAGACCGGAGCCGGGGTTCAACCTTTGCAAACAGGGATTGGCCCAGGTATATAGCCACCACAGAAAGGAGGCCCAAAGCGCAGAGCACCCCCAGGAATACCGTAAAGGGCTCGTAGGAAACCGCAAAGAGGGCTGTTGCTATTTGAGTTTTATCCCCCATCTCCGAAACAACGATCATAGTAAAAGCCGTAGAAAAGGGATCTTTAAGCTCGCATTTCATGCTTTCGTCAGAAGATTTGAGCGGGGTTAAAAGGCCAAAGCCTATAAAAATAACACCAGCAATGATTTTCACCCAGACCAGAGGAATAACTCGCGCTATAAATTCTCCGAACAGTATAGCCAGGCCATCGGTAATGGCGAATGCCAGCAGTGCCCCCAGCAGGAGAGATGCACGTTTATGGGTCCTTGAAGCGAGGCAGAACAAGGCCAGCTGGGTCTTATCGCCGATTTCAGCTAGGCTTATTGTGACAAAAGGGATTAAAAAACTCTGCATTTTTCACCCCTTTTAAAAT
This is a stretch of genomic DNA from Anaerolineae bacterium. It encodes these proteins:
- the rpmA gene encoding 50S ribosomal protein L27 produces the protein MAHKKGGGSSRNGRDSNSKRLGVKRYGGQLVRAGTILVRQRGTKVKPGSNVGVGRDYTLYALVDGIVKFEKKGGRTWVSVLPLTA
- the rpmE gene encoding 50S ribosomal protein L31, whose protein sequence is MKKGIHPEFYTDAQVICACGNTFITGATKKVIRTDVCSACHPFFTGEQRIVDTGGQVERFKRRAQKTEELSRKKEEG
- a CDS encoding secondary thiamine-phosphate synthase enzyme YjbQ, which produces MKVIEVQTRSKEELVDITGEVQKVVAGSGVKEGICYLFVPHTTAGITVNETWDPSVRKDIVEVLRKVAPPGAHYHHTEGNADAHVKTSVVGNSAFVFVSDGKLTLGTWQGIYLAEFDGPRSRRVLIHVESF
- a CDS encoding PQQ-binding-like beta-propeller repeat protein yields the protein MWKRQHEHPLWSVINPGPPSGLWVSERTLIYRAGKTVRHVNLQNGAIVWETRLSDERGTNLLGAGKVLLVGSHAGYLHALDRESGHRLWSRDLWTSLKPGSFHVTVLGVYKEAVLLKIGKYVAMLIPNGQTSWPIPPPTPAHVPEPEAFE
- a CDS encoding hemolysin family protein, whose amino-acid sequence is MEEGSLLALRLFIVFSIIALNAFFSAAEFALVSTKKPSLEAKAARGSRSAIIALHFYNNPDRFIAASQVGITIASLALGWVGEETVAQILKPFSRYLFGWAGDLVSHTAGAVLAFGTITYLHVLLGEQVPKSLTLRWGEKVFLSSSIPMQWFYAIFKPFIWLLDRSAAIILKPIGIEVGAALRAVHTLEELKALIKGSYREGILEEAEEELLTKVFDFGERTAREVMIPRTEIVAIEADLTLADFLEEFKRSRHARYPIYEDSIDNIIGFVAIKDVLLNVSQDPASFQKKVRELARPAYVVPESKPIDELMKEMRTNRIHMAVVIDEYGGTAGLVTLEELLEEIVGRVTDESALEKPLIEKVSDNVYYLDAALRVDEVNETLGLTLPESEDYETLAGLIFTQLQRVPREGDELHCQEVKLTVTEMKGPRIVRVKLERK
- a CDS encoding GYD domain-containing protein; this encodes MATFVILSKVSEEGIKRIKDLGKMEEEFEKELKKVCPEVKRIASYALLGAYDFLHIIEAPDALSAAKAAIILNYFGATSTQTLTAIPFKEFAKIVETLK
- a CDS encoding TMEM165/GDT1 family protein, encoding MQSFLIPFVTISLAEIGDKTQLALFCLASRTHKRASLLLGALLAFAITDGLAILFGEFIARVIPLVWVKIIAGVIFIGFGLLTPLKSSDESMKCELKDPFSTAFTMIVVSEMGDKTQIATALFAVSYEPFTVFLGVLCALGLLSVVAIYLGQSLFAKVEPRLRSYLAGSLFILIGFWQLLEIWR
- the rplU gene encoding 50S ribosomal protein L21: MYAVIESGGKQYQVSAGSVIEVEKLPVEPGREVEIDKVLMVVDGEKVQIGRPFVEGARVKAVVQEHFKGPKIIVFKYRPKKRYRRKKGHRQIYTRLLIKEIIA
- the recJ gene encoding single-stranded-DNA-specific exonuclease RecJ produces the protein MGFTKWVIAPSPPLSLLNSFPSIPPLVVKILYNRGARTPSQIEAFLRGGEEPFNPFKMKDMDKAVTRIRRAIKGREPIAIYGDFDVDGLAATAILLETIRALGGNVIPYIPDRLYEGYGLNKPALRSLARKGIRLVITADCGIRSIEEARYARQIGLDLIITDHHAIGPEIPPALAVINPKRADCLYPFKELAGAGVAFKLSQALFLANRQVPISPLPVEEPELYDLVALGTVADVVPLTGENRTLAVRGIQSLNSVARPGLRALMQVAGVAPGEIDSYAISFILGPRLNAPGRLTTAMLSLDLLTSQDEAKALELARELDRWNRQRQKLMNEHLEKARFKALELLERDLVLIVGDESFAPGVVGLVASKLVEEFYRPAVVMELSPERSRGSARSIPEFDITAALDQCADLLQKYGGHAAAAGLTLETRNLPALKVRLEEIARENLKGMELVPTLKIDAETSLDQITPELCHYISMLEPFGYANPEPLFLTRRVKVQEYRLVGEESRHLRLTLAWASRTWAAIGFRMGLRAGEVREFLDIVYTPKLTRWGNQEGVELHLRDFRPSASSYR
- a CDS encoding thymidine kinase; this translates as MHPYYPSGWIEVICGPMFSGKTEELIRRVKRARIARQKVQVFKHGIDKRYHPEKVISHSGADLEAIPVSEARQILELLEPEVEVVAIDEAQFFDWEIAEVCNELADRGIRVIVAGLDMDFRGEPFGPVPLLMAQAEQVDKLSAICVVCGAPATRTQRLINGRPASYDDPVILVGAQEMYEPRCRRCHKVLRGENHGDVRNPV
- the rplI gene encoding 50S ribosomal protein L9, translated to MKVLLLANVKGLGKAGDIKDVADGYARNYLIPKGLAVPATPENLSRAEFKKRVQEEKMKRLAEDMHALAEFLSGMTLTFKVKAGEKDKLFGAVTTADIALALEKELGRPFDKHKIELEEPIKQLGIYNVPIRLMPGLVAQVRVVVEKES